One region of Phycicoccus sp. M110.8 genomic DNA includes:
- a CDS encoding L-erythro-3,5-diaminohexanoate dehydrogenase, translated as MPDTPSSPVGLHRVLEPAVASLPQAAQRLDARPELWPDEVRIAVETLNLDAASYRQLHDKHAGDGAAIRSEVLDIVATRGKMQNPVTGSGGMLIGTVEEVGPESTLGLAPGDRVATLVSLSLTPLVLTDGLERWDGRSERVPASGHAILFGRSIAAKLPDDLSPDLALMVMDVCGAPALVSRVVGEYAARGQAPTVAVLGGAGKSGSLSLAAAAEAGAGRRIAVVPVQREADLLAGTGLADEVVVADARSPLGLSEAVAAAGGPADVTVVCVDVPGCEQPAILSTAQGGTIIFFSMATNFAAAALGAEGVAADVRMLVGNGYVPGHAASALDLVRGNDAVRRLFESRLDD; from the coding sequence GTGCCGGACACCCCCTCGTCCCCGGTCGGCCTGCACCGCGTGCTGGAGCCCGCCGTTGCCTCGCTGCCCCAGGCCGCGCAGCGCCTGGACGCCCGTCCCGAGCTGTGGCCCGACGAGGTGCGCATCGCGGTGGAGACCCTCAACCTCGACGCCGCCTCCTACCGGCAGCTGCACGACAAGCACGCGGGCGACGGTGCGGCCATCCGGTCCGAGGTCCTGGACATCGTCGCCACCCGCGGCAAGATGCAGAACCCGGTCACCGGCTCGGGCGGGATGCTCATCGGCACGGTCGAGGAGGTCGGCCCCGAGTCCACCCTCGGCCTGGCGCCGGGGGACCGCGTGGCGACGCTGGTCTCCCTCTCGCTCACCCCGCTGGTCCTCACCGACGGGCTCGAGCGCTGGGACGGCCGCTCCGAGCGGGTGCCCGCCTCCGGTCACGCCATCCTCTTCGGCCGGTCCATCGCCGCGAAGCTGCCCGACGACCTCAGCCCGGACCTCGCCCTCATGGTGATGGACGTGTGCGGTGCGCCGGCCCTGGTGTCGCGGGTGGTGGGGGAGTATGCCGCGCGCGGCCAGGCGCCGACCGTGGCCGTCCTCGGCGGCGCCGGGAAGTCCGGCTCGCTGTCGCTCGCCGCGGCCGCCGAGGCGGGAGCCGGCCGGCGGATCGCCGTCGTCCCCGTGCAGCGCGAGGCGGACCTGCTCGCCGGCACCGGCCTGGCCGACGAGGTCGTCGTCGCGGACGCCCGCAGCCCTCTGGGGCTCTCCGAGGCCGTGGCTGCCGCCGGGGGACCGGCCGACGTCACCGTCGTCTGCGTCGACGTGCCGGGCTGCGAGCAGCCGGCGATCCTGTCGACCGCCCAGGGCGGCACGATCATCTTCTTCTCGATGGCCACCAACTTCGCCGCGGCCGCCCTCGGCGCCGAGGGCGTCGCCGCCGACGTGCGCATGCTCGTGGGCAACGGGTACGTGCCCGGGCACGCGGCATCCGCCCTCGACCTGGTGCGGGGGAACGACGCGGTCCGGCGGCTGTTCGAGTCGCGGCTCGACGACTGA
- a CDS encoding lysine 2,3-aminomutase, with translation MSATIEQPYAYRHRELVEPDWTRLPGWKDVTAQDWASAQWQRVHCVKNIRQLRELMGDLLTEAFYADLERDQAERATMSMLVPPQMMNTMVPATEGAMPAAGEEFTRAFYADPVRRYMLPVFSDRRTDWPSHPHATRDSLHEHDMWVAEGLTHRYPTKVLAELLPTCPQYCGHCTRMDLVGNSTPVVDKLKLVGKPVDRYAAMLAYLQQTPQVRDVVVSGGDVANMPWKNLEGFLDKLLEIDNIRDIRLATKALMGLPQHWLQPDVVEGVGRVAKKAHDRGVSLAIHTHVNNAQSVTPLVAEAARTMLEVGVRDVRNQGVLMRGVNDTPEQLLDLCFALADDAMITPYYFYMCDMIPFAEHWRLSLAEAQRLQHSIMGYLPGFSTPRIVCDVPFVGKRWVHQVDEYDTEKGMSFWRKNYRTSIEGADTEALSRDYVYYDPIYTLPESGQQWWLEQGGHEAAHEAAVVAAAASREASLV, from the coding sequence ATGAGCGCGACGATCGAGCAGCCCTACGCCTACCGCCACCGCGAGCTGGTGGAGCCGGACTGGACCCGCCTGCCCGGGTGGAAGGACGTCACGGCGCAGGACTGGGCCAGCGCGCAGTGGCAGCGCGTCCACTGCGTCAAGAACATCCGCCAGCTGCGCGAGCTCATGGGCGACCTGCTGACCGAGGCGTTCTACGCCGACCTCGAGCGCGACCAGGCCGAGCGGGCCACGATGTCGATGCTCGTGCCGCCGCAGATGATGAACACCATGGTGCCGGCGACCGAAGGCGCCATGCCGGCCGCCGGTGAGGAGTTCACCAGGGCGTTCTACGCCGACCCGGTGCGCCGCTACATGCTCCCGGTCTTCAGCGACCGCCGCACCGACTGGCCGTCGCACCCGCACGCGACCCGAGACAGCCTTCACGAGCACGACATGTGGGTCGCCGAGGGGCTGACCCACCGCTACCCCACCAAGGTTCTCGCCGAGCTGCTCCCGACGTGCCCGCAGTACTGCGGCCACTGCACCCGGATGGACCTCGTCGGCAACTCGACGCCCGTCGTGGACAAGCTCAAGCTCGTGGGCAAGCCGGTCGACCGGTATGCCGCGATGCTCGCCTACCTGCAGCAGACGCCGCAGGTGCGCGACGTCGTCGTCTCCGGCGGCGACGTGGCGAACATGCCGTGGAAGAACCTCGAGGGCTTCCTCGACAAGCTGCTCGAGATCGACAACATCCGCGACATCCGTCTCGCCACCAAGGCGCTCATGGGCCTTCCGCAGCACTGGCTGCAGCCCGACGTCGTCGAGGGAGTCGGCCGCGTCGCGAAGAAGGCGCACGACCGTGGCGTGTCGCTCGCGATCCACACCCACGTCAACAACGCGCAGTCGGTGACGCCGCTGGTCGCCGAGGCGGCCCGCACCATGCTCGAGGTCGGCGTCCGCGACGTGCGCAACCAGGGGGTGCTGATGCGGGGCGTCAACGACACCCCCGAGCAGCTCCTCGACCTCTGCTTCGCCCTCGCCGACGACGCGATGATCACGCCGTACTACTTCTACATGTGCGACATGATCCCGTTCGCCGAGCACTGGCGGCTGTCGCTGGCCGAGGCCCAGCGCCTGCAGCACTCGATCATGGGTTACCTGCCCGGGTTCTCGACGCCGCGCATCGTGTGCGACGTGCCGTTCGTCGGCAAGCGCTGGGTCCACCAGGTCGACGAGTACGACACCGAGAAGGGCATGTCGTTCTGGCGCAAGAACTACCGGACCTCCATCGAGGGTGCGGACACCGAGGCGCTGTCTCGGGACTACGTCTACTACGACCCGATCTACACCCTGCCCGAGTCCGGCCAGCAGTGGTGGCTCGAGCAGGGCGGCCACGAGGCGGCGCACGAGGCTGCGGTGGTCGCCGCAGCCGCGAGCCGCGAGGCCTCGCTGGTCTGA
- a CDS encoding biotin transporter BioY — protein MTAIALPRKRVLADAIAVSGKASLVRDAVLVLAGTGLVALSAQASIPLPWTPVPLSLQTFAVLLTGASLGLVRGGLSVLLYLAAGMAGVGWFAEGRSGWQFASFGYLVGFVVAAALVGKLAERGGDRTVLRTAGTMLLGNAVIYVLGVGWLMSFAHVGLAKGLALGFTPFVVGDLIKTAVAAGVLPATWSLVRRFGRG, from the coding sequence GTGACTGCCATCGCCCTCCCCCGCAAGCGTGTCCTGGCCGACGCCATCGCCGTGTCCGGCAAGGCGTCGCTCGTCCGTGACGCCGTCCTCGTCCTCGCCGGCACCGGGCTGGTCGCCCTGTCCGCGCAGGCCTCGATCCCGCTGCCCTGGACCCCGGTCCCGCTCAGCCTGCAGACCTTCGCGGTCCTGCTCACCGGTGCCTCGCTCGGCCTCGTCCGCGGCGGCCTGAGCGTGCTGCTCTACCTCGCCGCCGGCATGGCTGGTGTCGGCTGGTTCGCCGAGGGCCGGTCGGGGTGGCAGTTCGCCTCCTTCGGCTACCTCGTCGGCTTCGTGGTGGCCGCGGCCCTCGTCGGCAAGCTCGCCGAGCGGGGCGGTGACCGCACGGTCCTGCGCACCGCGGGGACCATGCTGCTCGGCAACGCCGTCATCTACGTCCTCGGTGTCGGCTGGCTCATGAGCTTCGCGCACGTCGGCCTGGCCAAGGGCCTGGCGCTGGGCTTCACCCCCTTTGTCGTCGGCGACCTCATCAAGACGGCCGTCGCCGCGGGTGTGCTGCCGGCGACGTGGTCGCTGGTCCGCCGGTTCGGCCGCGGCTGA